A DNA window from Sylvia atricapilla isolate bSylAtr1 chromosome 6, bSylAtr1.pri, whole genome shotgun sequence contains the following coding sequences:
- the SLC25A29 gene encoding mitochondrial basic amino acids transporter has product MALDFLAGCVGGAAGVLVGHPFDTVKVRLQVQNVEKPLYRGTFHCFQSIIKQESAFGLYKGIGSPMMGLTFINALVFGVQGNTLRALGKDTPLNQFLAGSAAGAIQCVICCPMELAKTRMQLQGTGEYKLKTKNYKNSLDCLIKIYQKEGLRGINRGMVSTFIRETPSFGFYFLTYDCMTRYLGCEAEDSYVIPKLLFSGGMSGIVSWLSTYPMDVIKSRLQADGVGGVTQYNGILDCVRKSYHEEGWRVFTRGLTSTLLRAFPVNAATFATVTVFLMYMKSEDNLPECEPGPVIHQPSSL; this is encoded by the exons gtgctgctggtgtgCTGGTGGGACACCCCTTTGACACTGTTAAG GTTCGTCTGCAAGTTCAAAATGTAGAGAAACCTCTCTACCGTGGGACTTTCCATTGCTTTCAGTCCATCATAAAGCAAGAATCT GCTTTTGGACTCTATAAAGGTATCGGGTCACCAATGATGGGACTTACGTTCATTAACGCGCTGGTGTTCGGTGTGCAAGGAAACACCCTCCGTGCTCTGGGCAAAGACACTCCTCTGAACCAGTTCCTTGCAGGGTCAGCAGCAGGGGCCATCCAGTGTGTCATCTGCTGTCCCATGGAGCTGGCAAAAACAAGGATGCAGCTTCAAGGAACAGGAGAATATAAACTGAAAACGAAGAACTACAAAAATTCTCTGGACTGTTTGATCAAAATCTACCAAAAGGAAGGGCTCAGGGGTATCAACAGGGGCATGGTCTCTACCTTCATAAGAGAAACTCCAAGCTTTGGCTTTTACTTCCTGACCTATGACTGCATGACTCGGTACCTAGGCTGTGAAGCTGAAGACAGTTACGTTATTCccaagctgctgttttctggagGGATGTCGGGGATCGTGTCGTGGCTCTCCACCTATCCCATGGACGTGATCAAGTCCCGGCTCCAGGCCGATGGGGTCGGGGGTGTCACACAGTACAACGGCATCCTGGACTGCGTCCGCAAGAGTTACCACGAGGAGGGCTGGAGGGTGTTCACCAGAGGTCTCACTTCCACCCTTCTGCGAGCTTTCCCCGTCAATGCAGCTACCTTTGCTACTGTCACTGTGTTCCTAATGTACATGAAGTCGGAAGACAACCTTCCTGAATGTGAACCAGGTCCGGTAATCCATCAGCCTTCCAGTTTGTGA